In Triticum aestivum cultivar Chinese Spring chromosome 5B, IWGSC CS RefSeq v2.1, whole genome shotgun sequence, the following proteins share a genomic window:
- the LOC123116487 gene encoding uncharacterized protein has protein sequence MAAMTAIRRAAVACRVSRRLLSHSRASPTLLGHFYHPMCPQDPQAFQLPPAAAPAFQPLTASSPRLSLDFLPDIFDYTLYDSHRGLLLLRRKPQFDTRGFLVCDPVSRRHAPLPPPPISFRNGGEVVGAALLSRAAPADPEGGLRFELLCVALDVDRPRAWVASFRDGWCRWTALPRSRGVTVDFDAMRFERMSVHAAGGMYWHILNSPAVLALDAATMEFSFLWAPEFMWGGLDGPHKYRIGEMPEDGRLCVASLEEHGLQLCVRGHGDNGWVLERRIAMEEVLDSVPYLPKNPVVRHFRLWLGDVDRGRTGRVFINTIGFGNFSYDMNTKKLEYLAAEEDGMTFGHPVFAYFSTPDDGIGMGSA, from the coding sequence ATGGCCGCGATGACCGCCatccgccgcgccgccgtcgcctgccgTGTCTCGCGTCGCCTCCTCTCCCACTCGCGCGCCTCTCCCACCCTCCTCGGCCACTTCTACCACCCCATGTGCCCGCAGGACCCGCAGGCCTTCCAGCTGCCGCCTGCCGCCGCGCCGGCTTTCCAGCCCCTCAccgcctcctccccgcgcctctctCTCGACTTCCTCCCCGACATCTTTGACTACACCCTCTACGACTCCCACCGCGGCCTGCTGCTCCTCCGCCGGAAGCCCCAGTTCGACACCCGCGGCTTCCTCGTCTGCGACCCCGTCTCACGCCGCCACGCGCCGCTTCCCCCGCCGCCCATCTCCTTCCGGAACGGCGGCGAGGTTGTTGGCGCCGCGCTCCTCTCGCGCGCCGCCCCCGCGGACCCCGAGGGCGGGCTCCGGTTCGAGCTCCTCTGCGTCGCCCTCGACGTCGACCGCCCGCGCGCCTGGGTCGCGTCCTTCCGCGACGGTTGGTGCCGCTGGACCGCGCTGCCGCGGTCGCGCGGGGTCACCGTCGACTTCGACGCCATGAGGTTCGAGCGGATGTCCGTGCACGCCGCGGGGGGCATGTACTGGCACATCCTCAACAGCCCCGCCGTGCTCGCGCTCGACGCCGCCACCATGGAGTTCTCCTTCCTCTGGGCGCCGGAGTTTATGTGGGGGGGCCTCGACGGACCCCACAAGTACCGCATCGGAGAGATGCCCGAGGACGGACGGCTGTGCGTCGCGTCGCTGGAGGAACATGGTCTACAGCTGTGTGTGCGTGGCCATGGGGACAACGGCTGGGTGCTGGAGAGACGCATAGCCATGGAGGAGGTGCTCGACTCGGTGCCGTACCTGCCCAAGAACCCCGTGGTGCGCCACTTCAGGCTGTGGCTAGGCGACGTCGACCGGGGGCGAACCGGCAGGGTGTTCATCAACACCATTGGCTTCGGCAACTTCTCCTACGACATGAACACCAAGAAGCTAGAATATTTGGCTGCCGAAGAAGATGGCATGACATTTGGTCACCCCGTTTTTGCCTACTTCTCGACTCCAGATGATGGCATTGGCATGGGATCTGCGTGA